Within Oribacterium sp. oral taxon 102, the genomic segment GGGGCGCTTGCCAGCGCCTTTATCCTGCTCCTGATTTCCGCCGTTTCCCTGGGGTTAGCCAACTTCCTGACCCGGGTAAACAGAAAGCAGACCCGTTATGTCTAAAGCCTCCTCTACCATCCTTGATTTTCAGGCGCTGACTGTACAGCGCGGCGATTTCCTGCTGGAGCAGATCTGCTTCGCTGTGCAGGAGGAGGAAATCTTCGCCATCATCGGAAAGACCGGCGCAGGGAAAAGCGTTCTGCTGGAGGCTACAGCGGGGTTTTTCCTTCCTAAAAGCGGCGCCGTCTTGTATCAGGGCATGCCTGTGCACGAGATTCCTCTCCATGCACGGCGCATCGGGTATCTCTATCAGGATTACAGCCTTTTCCCGCACATGACGGCGGAGGAGAATATCGCCTACAGCCTGAGAATGCGCCGCATTCCCAAAGCAGAGATCCGGCGGCAGATCTCGGAAATAGCGGAGCGCTTCGGTATTCTGCCCATTCTGCAGCAGTATCCCGGTGTTCTCAGCGGCGGAGAGCAGCAGCGCGTGGCGCTGGCGCGCGCACTCGTGATGCACCCTCAGCTGCTGCTTCTGGACGAACCGTTTTCGGCACTTGACCCGGTTACGAAGCGTATGCTATACCAGATGTTACTGGATATCCGCGCGGAATTTCATTGTGCGATTTTGTTTGTTACGCATGATTTCGCCGAGGCTGAGCAGCTGGCAGATCGGGTCGGCATCCTGATCTCCGGGAAGCTGCGCGGCATCACAGACAGCCGGAAGCTGTTTAGCGCCGACTGGGACAGGGATGTCCGGGAATTTCTCGGACTTACAGATCAGGAAAAGAAAAAGGAGGCTGCTCATGACAGCGAAAGAATTTTATGAAACTCTAAGGCAGCGTTTCTGCGCTGTCTTAGATGCCTGTCCTCCGGAAAACGGACGCAGGATGCGGGATGAAACGGTCGCCGTCGTTTGCCGGACGCTGACACCGGAGGAGGCAATCGGACACACAAAACGAAGAGACTTCCCGATTTTAGAAGGAAAGGACGTCATGATACAGGCAGAGTTCCGCGGCGCCCACGGACAGGCATTCACCGATGCCCCGCTCCTCTTCACAGGTACACTTTCCGAGGTTCTCGCCATGGATATCGCAGCGGATCCGCACGCCCGCAGTCTTTTCATCGCGGTACTGAACGCAGTCATGGCGTCGCTTGGCAGCTGCCGCGGCACGGTTCACTGCCGGACGGAGGGACCGGAGCTCTGCGCGAAGGATATGCGCCGCTTTCTGGAAGCAAATTATCCGGACGTCCGATACATCGCCTTGATCGGCTACCAGCCGGCGCTTCTGGATATGCTTACGAACAGCGGCTACGAAGTGCGCGTACTGGATCTGAATCCCGCCAACATAGGACAACCGCGCTACGGCGTCATCGTAGAGGACGGCCGTGCCGCCTACGCGGATGTGGTGAACGGCAGCACGGATCTGATCCTCTGCACCGGCAGCACGGTCTGCAACGGCACCATCACAGATTATCTCGGGCTTACTACCGAGGTCCTGTTCTTCGGCACGAGTCTGTCCGGCGCCGCCGTTCTGATGGGACTCCCGCGGGTCTGCTTCGCGGATCTCTATTCCTGAACGCCTGCGGCGTTTGCGTTCAAACGATTGTCACGATAAAGACATCGGAAGTATCTATGTCGATTGCCCCCGATCAGCTCTGCCTGTTTATCTTCACGAGGAGCTTCGAGCCTCCCTTCCCACTGCTCCCGCTCACCGTCCCCGAGGAGATCGGCTTACGGTTCACGAGAAACTCGCAGAGCTCCCTATTGTTTTCTGTACGGTCAAAGAGCGTCAGAAGCTCCTCCACAGAGTTTTTCCGGTCTTCATTCAGAAGCTCTCTGTGTATGATGTCCGACGCACTCTGCTCCAGCTCCGAAAGCAGGAGATCGTCCCGCCTCGTCCCGGATTTCAGGACGTCGATCGCCGGAAAGATCCGACGCTCCTGCAGCTCGCGGTTCAGTACGAGCTCCATATTTCCCGTTCCCTTGAACTCCTCATAGATGACGTCATCCATGCGGGAACCGGTATCCACCAGCGCTGTCGCAAGAATCGTAAGACTGCCGTGCTCTCTCATGTTCCGCGCTGCGCCGAAGAAACGCTTCGGCGGGTGCAGTGCCGCCGGATCCAGTCCGCCGGAGAGCGTCCTGCCGGAGGCGGTCACCGTAAGATTGTAGGCACGCGCCAGTCTCGTGATAGAATCCAGAAGGATCGTCACATCCTCCCCCTGCTCCACGAGCCGCTTCGCGCGCTCGATCGTCATTTCCGCGACCCGCCGATGGTTCTCCGGTGTCTCGTCAAAGGTGGAGTAGATCACCTGTACACGTCCGCCCTCGACCTCCTCCTTCATGTCCGTGACCTCCTCCGGTCTCTCGTCGATCAGCAGGATCAGGAGGTGCATCTCCGGCTCATTCCGCACGATTGCTTTCGCGATCTGCTTCAGCAGGGTCGTTTTTCCCGCCTTCGGCGGAGACACGATCATACCGCGCTGCCCCTTCCCGATCGGTGCCAGCAGATCCAGCACCCGCAGCGCTGTCGGCGTTTTCTCCCCCTCGACCTCGAGGTGCAGCCTCTCGTTCGGGAAAATCGGCGTGAGCTTCTCGAAGCTCACCCTGCGGGATGCCTTGAAGAGCGGCAGCCCGTTCAGCGTCTCGATGTACATCAGCGCACCATAGCGCTCCTGCGGGTTCCTCGACTTCGAGAAGCCCTGAATCATGTCTCCCGTCCTGAGCCCATAGCGACGGATCATCTGCGGATTCACATAGACATCCTGCTCACCGGGCAGGAAATTCTCAGAACGGATAAAGCCGAAGCCGTCCTGCATCACCTCCAGTATTCCATGCACCGACTTGGAATCGGGATCATGTCCCTGCGTGACTGCGCCCTCCTCTGTCCTTGCTGCGGGATTCTGTGCCGTTTCCTGCATAGGAATGCCGCCCTGCTCCGGCGCATGCTCCTCCGGCACGCTCTCCGAGCCCTGCCGCTTTTCCTCCTCCAAAGCTGCCGCAAGCGCCTTGCCTGCGCTGCGGCGACGCGCTCTCTGCTTCTCCTCTGACAGCGTCTCTATTTCCACACTCGTTTCCGGTGTTTTCTCTGCCGCTCTCTCCTGCGCCGGTTCGCCGTGACTCTCTCCTGTACGATATGCTTTTGTTGTTTCTGTTTTGGCTCTCTCCTGCACCGGATCGCTGCGGACTTCTCCCTCCGCTGCCGCTTTCCTGCGCCGTCCCTCTGTACTCTCTGTCCCGCCCGTACGTTTGCTTCGCACGGAGCTTCGCTTCGGACGCTCCGGTCCCACGTCTTTCGTTTCCGCGCTCCTTCCTGTCTTTTCCTCCGCTGCGGTGCGCTGCTCTGCCTCTGTCGCCTTTTTCGGACGTCCCCTCCGCCGAAGCGGTCTCTCCGCATCCCTCTTCTCTAATTCTTCACTCATTCTGTTACCCTTACATCCTCTGGGAAATCTGTGATTCAAAACTATATGCCGAGGGTGAAGAGAAGAACTCTCTTCCATCCCCCGGCTGAAGACATTCTTTTACAGAGTATAGCAAGTTCAGCCTTGTATCGCAAGCGCGATTTTGCTATACTCATTGGCAGATCTGTAAGGAAACTGCGAAAATACAGAGGTAAATGATGACAAGACAGATACCCGCACAGCGTCAGCCCCTTCGCTATGATGCCTATGGGAGACCGCTGCGCAATAGAAAAAAGAACGGAGCCCTGCGCTTTCTGCTGGGCTTTCTGCTGCCCTACCTCGTGATCAACGGCATCCTGCTTTTTCTGGTGATCACGAAGCCGACGATCCGCGCCGAGGAGCCTGATACCACAGATTACCAGCATGCCGCCATCCGCTTCGAGATAGATTCGCTTCTGCCGATGCGCTCTGTGAAGGCGACCCTCGAGGGAGATCCCATAGAGCTGACGAAAAAGGGAAGCGTCTACAGCGCAGAGCTGGAGGCAAACGGCAATCTGACGATTTCCGTGGAATCCCTGAATCGCATGACCGATGTAGAGCATATCTCCATCAATATTCTGGATGAAACCGCCCCGAGCATCGAGGAGAGCAGTGCCGTGATCGGAGCAGGCTATGTCGAATTTCAGGTCAGCGACTCCCAGTCCGGCGTGAATTTCGACAGTATCTATGCGACCGACAGTGACGGCAGCCATCTGAAGCCGACAGACATCCAGAGGACGAGCGGCAAGATCACCTTCTCTATGAAGGGGGATAGCCTGAATGTCTATGTGCAGGATCTGGCAGGAAACCAGCAGACAGTGAATTTCAGCGTGAGCTGAATCCGTTTCCGAAACGGTATGGGATACCGCTTCGCCCCCCCCTAAGATAAATGAAACAGCCTGAATCCTCTTCTGTGTGGATTCAGGCTGTTTTTATAAGTCCCTCTCAGACGGCACAGGTTTAATACGCCCGCCCCCAATATACCATCTTCTGCGCAGGTTTTCCGCAGACAATACAGCTATCCGCGAGCTTCTCCTGCTCGAACGGGATACATCGGGAGGTAATGCCGGAGAGCTCCTTCAATCTGTCCTCGCATTCCCTGCAGCCGCACCACATCGCCTTGACGAAGCCCGGTCTCGTATTGACAGACTCGATCATCTCCTCTATCGTATGCGCTTCGGTGGTTCTCTCCTCCTGGAAAGCCCTTGCCTTTTCCAGCATATCCCGCTGGATTCGCTCAAGAAGCATCATAACCTCCTCCGGAAGCGTCTCGAAGGCGGCAGGAAGCTTCTCTCTTGTGTCTCTGCGGACGAGCACCGCATGTCCATTCTCGATGTCCTTCGGGCCGATTTCCAGCCGAAGCGGAATACCGCGCACCTCGCAGTCCGCAAATTTGAAGCCCGGCGACTTCTCGGAAGCATCCACCTTCACGCGGATCCCCGCTGCCCGAAGGCTGTCCCGAAGCGCGTACGCTTTCTCCAGAACCCCCTCCTTCTTCTGCTGAATCGGGACAATCATCACCTGCACCGGAGCGATCCGCGGAGGCAGCTTCAGTCCGGAATCATCGCCATGCACCATGATGAGCGCGCCGATCATCCGCGTGGTCATCCCCCATGAGGTCTCATGCACCGGCTTCAGCGTATTGTCCCGATCCAGATACTGTACACCGAATGCCTTCGCGAAGTCCTGACCGAAATTATGAGAGGTTCCGCACTGCAGCGCCTGCCCATCATGCATCAGCGCCTCGATCGTATAGGTCGCCACCGCGCCCGCGAACTTCTCCTTCTCTGTCTTCTGCCCCTTCACCACAGGAATCGCCAGTACATTCTCCGCGACATCCGCATAGACTGAAAGCATCTGGATGGTTCTCTCCTCCGCTTCCTCCGCCGTAGCGTGTACGGTATGCCCCTCCTGCCAGAGGAACTCTCTCGTCCGGAGGAAGGGACGGGTCGTCTTCTCCCAGCGCACGACAGACACCCACTGGTTCAGAAGCTGCGGGAGATCCCGGTAGGATTTCACAACCTTCGCATAGTAGTCGCAGAACAGAGTTTCCGAGGTCGGGCGGATGCACATCCGCTCCTCCAGTCTCTTGGAGCCGCCCTCCGTCACCCATGCCACCTCAGGCGCGAAGCCCTCCACATGCTCCTTCTCCTTCTGGAGCAGCGACTCCGGGATCAGCATCGGCATCGCGCAGTTCTCCACACCCGTCGCCTTGAATCGGGCATCAAGCTCCTTCTGTATATTCTCCCAGATCGCATAGCCTGCCGGCCGGATCACCATGAAGCCCTTGACAGAGGAATAATCCGTAAGCTCCGCCTTCTTCACCACATCCGTGTACCACTGCGCGAAATCCTCCTCCATAGGAGTGATCTGCTCCACCAGTTTCTTGTCCGCCATAACAACAGCCTTTCCTTTTGTGCCCTCAGGCAAATTCTGGAGCGGCATCTCTCGCTGAACCATTCAGCCTTGCCGCCCCGCCGATCCTTTCCTTAAAACAAAGGAGCCTCTCCATCGGAGAAGCTCCTTGATTATACCCGGATTCCGGAAAAGCCGCAAGCCTATTCCGAGGAACGGTAGCGGAGCCGGTAGCCCTCCCTGCAGAGCTCCACCAGCTGTTCAATCTCCCCGTGCGGATCGGAAATTTCCAGCAGCTCCGGCTCCTCCGGATAATCCGCAGTGAAACGAACCGCCGTGCCGCAGGAAGAGCTGAGATCCCTCGGAACCGGCTGCATCCGCGCTGCCCTTCCCTCCCGCAATCTCTCTCTGTGAAAACGCACCGCACCGAAATGGTTGTAAAAGGTAGCGATATACTCCCGCTCCACTTCTACTGCCTCGTAAGGGTCACTCTGTACTCTCCGCCCTCTTCCTTCTTATACTCCGTCCGATAGCCCGCATTCGCCGCGAAACGGCAGACATTCTCCACGCAGGGCATGTTGTCGGTCAGGATCTCGTAATGCTCCTCCCTGGTCTTCTCCACGGCATTCTTCAGAAGAATCACCGGCTGCGGACAGGAAAGTCCTCTCGCATCAATCATTTGCTCTCCCTTCTGTCCCTCATTCAGGACTCCTGCTTTCTATAGGTATTGCTTACGGCAATGACGGCAACTGCCAACAGCCCGATCAGCACCGCAATCTTTCCATTCGCCGTCGGTCCCTTCCCGGAAGCCGCCAGTCCGAAGTTATGACAGAATGCCGCTCCGACCAGAAGTCCCATATAAGCGACCGCCGAATCGGTATTGCCCTCTCCTGCCATGACCATCTGCCGAAGCGGGCAGCCGCCGAGAAGACAGCAGCCGAAGCCGGCAAGCGTCATGCCGAGGAAATTCCAGAGCGCATCATTGTGCGCTACCGGCTGCTCCAGGAATCCGAGATGGAACTTCCCTAAAGCCAGATTTCCGATCAGCGCCGTAACGAAAATCATCGAGAAGCCGATCAGCAGCTTCGGCTCACGGAAAAGGATCATATCCCGGAAGCCGCCGACCATGCAGAGCCGCGTATACTGCGCGATCGCTCCCACGAGAAGACCGGCTCCGAGAGAAACCAGCAGCGCTGCATGCTTCGCGCCCGGACCGGCTCCCTCCGGCGTGAAAAATACAAATGCAGGAGCTGCTGCAAGAAGCACGAGCAGTACCAGCTGCAGAACCGGCAGTGCCAGCCCCTCCGCCTGAGGCTGCCGGTAGGTTCGCCGCAGGGAATAGCCCCTCTTCAGGAAGAAAACGCCGGCTAAAATACCAGCCACGAAGCCCAGCAGCCCTGTCAGCGCATTCAGATCTCCGCCCGCGAGACGAAGCACCATGCGAAACGGGCAGCCCAGAAACATCAGACAGCCGACCATCACGAAAAATCCGAGGATAAACCGCGTCATCGGGGATGATCCGCCGCGGGGCGAAAACTCTCCGCGCAGCATCGAAAGCCCCATCGCACCGAGGATCAGACCCGCAATCTCCGGACGGATATACTGCACCGGCTCCGCCCTGTGCAGTCCCAGCCCCCCCGCAGTATCGCGAATGAAGCAGGCAAGACAGAAGCCCATGTTTGCCGGATTCCCCAGCAGCACCAGCGCCACTGAGATCAAGCCTATGACCCCTCCGGCGATAGCGATGTAAATACGCTCCGCTTTGAAATTCATACTCCCTCCTTCGTCCCCTATGAAAGGACATTAAAAAAACAAATTTATTTTTTGTATTATAACATGGATAAATAGAAAGTATTATTGTATTATAGAGAAATAAGGAGAATACCATAGTGAAACCGCTAT encodes:
- a CDS encoding ATP-binding cassette domain-containing protein, translated to MSKASSTILDFQALTVQRGDFLLEQICFAVQEEEIFAIIGKTGAGKSVLLEATAGFFLPKSGAVLYQGMPVHEIPLHARRIGYLYQDYSLFPHMTAEENIAYSLRMRRIPKAEIRRQISEIAERFGILPILQQYPGVLSGGEQQRVALARALVMHPQLLLLDEPFSALDPVTKRMLYQMLLDIRAEFHCAILFVTHDFAEAEQLADRVGILISGKLRGITDSRKLFSADWDRDVREFLGLTDQEKKKEAAHDSERIL
- a CDS encoding Rossmann-like domain-containing protein, with the protein product MTAKEFYETLRQRFCAVLDACPPENGRRMRDETVAVVCRTLTPEEAIGHTKRRDFPILEGKDVMIQAEFRGAHGQAFTDAPLLFTGTLSEVLAMDIAADPHARSLFIAVLNAVMASLGSCRGTVHCRTEGPELCAKDMRRFLEANYPDVRYIALIGYQPALLDMLTNSGYEVRVLDLNPANIGQPRYGVIVEDGRAAYADVVNGSTDLILCTGSTVCNGTITDYLGLTTEVLFFGTSLSGAAVLMGLPRVCFADLYS
- the rho gene encoding transcription termination factor Rho; amino-acid sequence: MSEELEKRDAERPLRRRGRPKKATEAEQRTAAEEKTGRSAETKDVGPERPKRSSVRSKRTGGTESTEGRRRKAAAEGEVRSDPVQERAKTETTKAYRTGESHGEPAQERAAEKTPETSVEIETLSEEKQRARRRSAGKALAAALEEEKRQGSESVPEEHAPEQGGIPMQETAQNPAARTEEGAVTQGHDPDSKSVHGILEVMQDGFGFIRSENFLPGEQDVYVNPQMIRRYGLRTGDMIQGFSKSRNPQERYGALMYIETLNGLPLFKASRRVSFEKLTPIFPNERLHLEVEGEKTPTALRVLDLLAPIGKGQRGMIVSPPKAGKTTLLKQIAKAIVRNEPEMHLLILLIDERPEEVTDMKEEVEGGRVQVIYSTFDETPENHRRVAEMTIERAKRLVEQGEDVTILLDSITRLARAYNLTVTASGRTLSGGLDPAALHPPKRFFGAARNMREHGSLTILATALVDTGSRMDDVIYEEFKGTGNMELVLNRELQERRIFPAIDVLKSGTRRDDLLLSELEQSASDIIHRELLNEDRKNSVEELLTLFDRTENNRELCEFLVNRKPISSGTVSGSSGKGGSKLLVKINRQS
- the proS gene encoding proline--tRNA ligase, with amino-acid sequence MADKKLVEQITPMEEDFAQWYTDVVKKAELTDYSSVKGFMVIRPAGYAIWENIQKELDARFKATGVENCAMPMLIPESLLQKEKEHVEGFAPEVAWVTEGGSKRLEERMCIRPTSETLFCDYYAKVVKSYRDLPQLLNQWVSVVRWEKTTRPFLRTREFLWQEGHTVHATAEEAEERTIQMLSVYADVAENVLAIPVVKGQKTEKEKFAGAVATYTIEALMHDGQALQCGTSHNFGQDFAKAFGVQYLDRDNTLKPVHETSWGMTTRMIGALIMVHGDDSGLKLPPRIAPVQVMIVPIQQKKEGVLEKAYALRDSLRAAGIRVKVDASEKSPGFKFADCEVRGIPLRLEIGPKDIENGHAVLVRRDTREKLPAAFETLPEEVMMLLERIQRDMLEKARAFQEERTTEAHTIEEMIESVNTRPGFVKAMWCGCRECEDRLKELSGITSRCIPFEQEKLADSCIVCGKPAQKMVYWGRAY
- a CDS encoding DUF3343 domain-containing protein; amino-acid sequence: MEREYIATFYNHFGAVRFHRERLREGRAARMQPVPRDLSSSCGTAVRFTADYPEEPELLEISDPHGEIEQLVELCREGYRLRYRSSE
- a CDS encoding sulfurtransferase TusA family protein — translated: MIDARGLSCPQPVILLKNAVEKTREEHYEILTDNMPCVENVCRFAANAGYRTEYKKEEGGEYRVTLTRQ
- the yedE gene encoding YedE family putative selenium transporter — protein: MNFKAERIYIAIAGGVIGLISVALVLLGNPANMGFCLACFIRDTAGGLGLHRAEPVQYIRPEIAGLILGAMGLSMLRGEFSPRGGSSPMTRFILGFFVMVGCLMFLGCPFRMVLRLAGGDLNALTGLLGFVAGILAGVFFLKRGYSLRRTYRQPQAEGLALPVLQLVLLVLLAAAPAFVFFTPEGAGPGAKHAALLVSLGAGLLVGAIAQYTRLCMVGGFRDMILFREPKLLIGFSMIFVTALIGNLALGKFHLGFLEQPVAHNDALWNFLGMTLAGFGCCLLGGCPLRQMVMAGEGNTDSAVAYMGLLVGAAFCHNFGLAASGKGPTANGKIAVLIGLLAVAVIAVSNTYRKQES